In Sphingomonas sp. PAMC26645, one DNA window encodes the following:
- a CDS encoding DNA-deoxyinosine glycosylase, which yields MSLKHSFPPVFDSKARVLVLGSLPGDRSLAAQRYYAHPQNQFWQLMSPVVGCDLVTLDYEDRVAALRASGVALWDVIGSARRAGSSDAAILDAEGNDIVALIGRLPKLRAVAFNGGTALKQGLKLLGPNFAGPSVVALPSSSPLHTIGVAAKQPAWSQLAAFLLDWT from the coding sequence ATGTCGCTCAAGCACTCGTTTCCGCCGGTTTTCGATTCTAAAGCGCGGGTTCTGGTTCTGGGCAGCCTGCCGGGCGACCGGTCGCTTGCCGCGCAGCGCTATTATGCGCATCCGCAGAACCAGTTCTGGCAACTGATGTCGCCGGTCGTCGGCTGCGACCTCGTCACGCTCGACTATGAGGATCGGGTGGCGGCGTTGCGGGCGAGCGGCGTGGCGCTGTGGGACGTGATCGGCTCGGCGCGGCGGGCGGGAAGCAGCGATGCGGCTATCCTCGACGCCGAAGGCAACGACATCGTCGCGCTCATCGGCCGATTACCGAAGCTTCGCGCAGTCGCCTTCAACGGCGGCACCGCGCTCAAGCAGGGCCTGAAGCTGCTCGGACCGAACTTTGCTGGACCGAGCGTCGTCGCGCTTCCCTCCAGCAGCCCGCTGCACACGATCGGCGTCGCGGCAAAGCAGCCCGCCTGGAGCCAGCTCGCCGCGTTCCTCCTCGACTGGACGTGA
- a CDS encoding ATPase domain-containing protein, whose translation MALNGQLPALARTGIDGLDDILNGGLTPDRMYLVEGTPGTGKTTLGLGFLLAGASVGEAGLYITLAETEVELRAVAQTHGWSLDPLTLFEMVPADGLGEDHEQTLLHPSEVELGETIRDVMAKVDELRPKRVVIDSLSELRLLAQSPIRYRRQILALKHFFSTRACTVLFLDDKSGSGSDLQLHSIAHGVISLEQTLSGFGAQRRRLHVVKMRGVRYRGGYHDFEIERGGLCVYPRLVASEHVMKYSDEAVSTGSTELDTLLGGGLIPGTATLLTGPAGVGKTTASVQSVIAALERGERAAYFLFDERLPTLLKRSASLGMDLMPFVENGQLELRAIDPAEMSPGEFSGAVRAAVEQHKAKIVVIDSLNAYLQAMPNEQFLILQMHEMLTYLGQKGIVSLLILGLHGITGDVRSDVDLSYLSDTIVQLRYFEAHGEVRQAISVIKTRTARHERTIREFQIGSNGLLVGEPLREFQGVLTGVPTFSGEGKTLMASRMGMQDSRV comes from the coding sequence TTGGCACTGAACGGACAACTACCGGCGCTCGCACGGACCGGTATCGACGGGCTCGACGACATTCTGAATGGGGGGCTGACACCGGACCGAATGTACCTTGTCGAGGGTACGCCCGGCACGGGCAAGACGACGCTCGGGCTCGGCTTCCTGCTCGCCGGCGCATCGGTGGGCGAGGCGGGTCTGTATATCACGCTGGCCGAGACCGAAGTCGAGTTGCGCGCGGTGGCGCAGACGCATGGCTGGTCGCTGGACCCGCTGACGCTGTTCGAGATGGTACCGGCCGATGGCCTCGGCGAAGACCATGAACAGACGTTGCTGCATCCGAGCGAGGTCGAACTCGGCGAGACGATCCGCGACGTGATGGCGAAGGTCGATGAGCTTCGGCCCAAGCGCGTGGTGATCGACAGCCTGTCCGAACTGCGCCTGCTCGCGCAAAGCCCGATCCGCTATCGCCGCCAGATCCTCGCGCTCAAGCACTTCTTCTCGACGCGCGCCTGCACCGTGCTGTTCCTCGACGACAAGAGCGGATCGGGCAGCGATCTCCAGTTGCACAGCATCGCGCACGGCGTGATTTCGCTCGAACAGACCTTGTCAGGGTTTGGCGCGCAACGTCGACGCCTGCACGTCGTCAAGATGCGCGGCGTTCGGTATCGCGGCGGCTATCACGACTTCGAGATCGAGCGCGGTGGGCTGTGCGTCTACCCGCGCCTCGTCGCGTCCGAGCACGTCATGAAATATTCGGACGAGGCCGTTTCGACCGGCTCGACCGAACTCGATACGTTGTTGGGTGGCGGCCTGATTCCGGGCACCGCGACGTTGCTGACGGGGCCTGCCGGTGTCGGCAAGACGACCGCGTCGGTCCAGTCGGTGATCGCAGCGCTGGAGCGAGGCGAGCGCGCGGCGTACTTCCTGTTCGACGAGCGCTTGCCGACGTTGCTGAAGCGCAGCGCGTCGCTCGGCATGGACCTGATGCCGTTCGTCGAGAACGGGCAGCTCGAGCTGCGGGCGATCGATCCCGCCGAGATGTCGCCAGGCGAGTTCTCCGGCGCGGTGCGGGCCGCGGTCGAGCAGCACAAGGCGAAGATCGTCGTGATCGACAGCCTCAATGCCTACCTCCAGGCGATGCCGAACGAGCAGTTCCTGATCCTGCAGATGCACGAGATGCTGACGTATCTCGGTCAGAAGGGGATCGTCAGCCTGCTGATCCTTGGCCTGCACGGGATCACCGGAGACGTTCGCTCTGACGTCGACCTCAGCTATCTGTCCGATACGATCGTCCAGCTCCGCTATTTCGAGGCGCACGGCGAGGTGCGGCAGGCGATTTCGGTCATCAAGACGCGTACCGCACGGCACGAACGCACGATCCGGGAGTTTCAGATCGGTAGCAACGGATTGCTGGTCGGCGAGCCCCTTCGCGAATTCCAGGGCGTGTTGACCGGCGTTCCGACATTCTCGGGCGAAGGAAAGACGTTGATGGCCAGTCGGATGGGGATGCAGGACTCGCGCGTCTGA
- a CDS encoding PAS domain-containing hybrid sensor histidine kinase/response regulator → MDDRVLILAPRGRDAAIASDLLGRNDIVAYVCRDQMDLIAELAKGAGAVMLTEEALATEEVAPLAEWVAAQPNWADIQFVVLANGTRTPRTPRATQRLTDLGNVLLLERPLHAEAMLGAIRSALTARRRQYELRDVAVTLERAVLDRTSELRTARESLEIALEAAGMGSWDIDLTTGESRRTLRHDAIYGYPDGRPDWTMETFLSHIDVKQRGTITRAMTEATRTGVIDVEYRIDAADGASRWLVAKGRVQYDDAGKAARMTGVVSDVTDRKEADAQLAQAQKMDAIGQLTGGVAHDFNNLLTPIVGSLDLLRRRHKDDERTQRMIGGALQAAERAATLTQRLLAFARRQALQPRAVDIGALIDGLVDLMRRSLGPSIAVTLEIPRHLSSARVDPNQLELALLNLAINARDAMPGGGKLTLTVSEVVVDDRNMVGLAPDRYVRIAAIDTGVGMDRATLARATEPFFSTKGVGKGTGLGLSMVHGLAAQSGGTLRLTSEPGSGTTVELWLPATEEAATETVENTAEPVIARRAAKVLLVDDEDLVRAATADMLRDIGYVVVEVPSASQALSAIRSGVDADILVSDYLMPGMTGGQLITELWSSGNRIPALLVTGYAAAGEDVPEGVTRLSKPFRQTDLAARVDELLRQSPPGRPKLRAVE, encoded by the coding sequence ATGGACGATCGCGTCCTGATCCTGGCGCCCCGCGGGCGCGATGCGGCAATCGCGTCGGACCTGCTCGGGCGGAATGACATCGTCGCCTATGTGTGCCGCGATCAGATGGACCTGATCGCCGAACTCGCCAAGGGCGCGGGCGCGGTGATGCTGACGGAGGAAGCACTCGCCACCGAGGAAGTCGCCCCGCTGGCGGAATGGGTCGCGGCGCAACCCAATTGGGCGGATATCCAGTTCGTCGTGCTGGCCAACGGAACGCGGACGCCGCGGACGCCGCGGGCCACGCAACGCCTTACCGATCTTGGCAATGTCCTGTTGCTGGAGCGCCCGCTGCATGCCGAGGCCATGCTGGGTGCGATCCGGTCGGCGCTCACGGCGCGACGTCGGCAATATGAGTTGCGTGATGTCGCGGTGACGCTCGAACGCGCGGTGCTCGACCGGACCAGCGAGTTGCGCACCGCGCGTGAGAGCCTGGAGATCGCGCTCGAAGCTGCCGGCATGGGAAGCTGGGACATCGATCTGACGACCGGTGAGTCTCGCCGGACGCTGCGGCACGACGCGATCTATGGCTATCCGGACGGCCGGCCCGACTGGACCATGGAAACCTTCCTGAGCCATATCGACGTCAAACAACGCGGCACCATTACGCGCGCGATGACCGAGGCGACGAGAACCGGCGTGATCGACGTCGAGTACCGGATCGACGCGGCCGACGGCGCGTCACGGTGGCTGGTCGCCAAGGGGCGGGTCCAGTATGACGATGCCGGCAAGGCCGCGCGGATGACCGGCGTGGTCTCCGACGTCACCGATCGCAAGGAAGCCGACGCGCAGCTTGCGCAGGCGCAGAAGATGGACGCGATCGGTCAGCTGACCGGCGGTGTCGCGCACGATTTCAACAATCTGCTGACCCCGATCGTCGGCAGCCTCGACCTGCTCCGCCGGCGGCACAAGGATGACGAGCGTACGCAGCGGATGATCGGCGGCGCGTTGCAGGCAGCAGAGCGCGCCGCGACGCTGACCCAGCGACTGCTCGCGTTCGCGCGGCGGCAGGCGCTGCAACCGCGCGCCGTCGATATCGGCGCGCTGATCGACGGGTTGGTCGACCTGATGCGGCGCTCGCTCGGGCCGTCGATCGCAGTGACGCTTGAGATTCCGCGGCATTTGTCCTCGGCGCGCGTCGATCCCAACCAGCTCGAACTCGCATTGCTCAATCTGGCGATCAACGCGCGCGACGCCATGCCCGGCGGTGGCAAACTGACGCTGACCGTTAGTGAGGTCGTCGTCGACGATCGCAACATGGTCGGCCTTGCCCCGGATCGCTACGTACGGATCGCTGCGATCGATACCGGCGTTGGCATGGACCGCGCCACGCTCGCCCGCGCGACCGAGCCGTTCTTCTCCACCAAGGGCGTCGGCAAGGGCACCGGGCTGGGGCTCTCGATGGTCCACGGCCTCGCCGCGCAATCGGGCGGCACGCTCCGCCTGACGAGCGAACCCGGGTCCGGCACGACGGTCGAACTGTGGCTGCCGGCAACCGAGGAAGCGGCGACCGAGACGGTAGAGAATACCGCGGAGCCGGTCATCGCGCGGCGTGCGGCCAAGGTGTTGCTAGTGGATGACGAGGATCTGGTACGTGCGGCGACCGCCGACATGCTGCGCGACATCGGCTATGTCGTGGTCGAGGTCCCCTCCGCCAGTCAGGCGCTGTCGGCAATCCGATCCGGCGTGGATGCGGACATCCTCGTCAGCGATTATCTGATGCCGGGGATGACAGGTGGGCAACTCATCACCGAACTCTGGTCGTCGGGCAATCGCATCCCGGCTTTGCTGGTGACCGGCTATGCCGCGGCGGGCGAGGACGTGCCCGAGGGGGTCACCCGTCTGTCGAAGCCGTTCCGCCAGACCGATCTCGCCGCGCGGGTCGACGAACTGCTGCGCCAGTCGCCGCCGGGCCGCCCCAAGCTCCGCGCAGTCGAGTAA
- a CDS encoding TonB-dependent receptor — translation MQTISSLFAGVALAALATPAAFAQAAPESAPETPVAAPAEVQADPAPETSSDIVVLGFGQSRQVQSVSAVDLARLTPGSSPLKAIEKLPGVNFQASDPFGAYEWAVRISLRGFNQNQLGFTLDGVPLGDMSYGNVNGLHISRAIISENVARTEVAQGAGALGTASTSNLGGTIQFFSDKPRDTANVTGGGTYGSDSTYRGYARIDSGDLGGGLKGYLSYGYLTTDKWKGDGVQRQHQANGKIVKDLGAFGSLSAFLNFSDRREQDYQDLSYDIIRRRGLRNDNIADNYPLALQIAKTYQNQGALATYTKANNGSSIGFVAPWAGTGTTFPTGFGTVDDAYFDAGGVRRDYLGGVTLDANLTPELTMTTTGYYHNNKGQGSWITPYSPTPAGALNQDGSAITAPSPLGFRTTEYSIKRGGALSNIAYETGANTFEIGGWLETNTFTQARRFYGMTDSAEPNRDVLKFQKNSYATQWDGKYGTDTMQYHVEDTLKLMNDRLIVNAGWKGAYVVNSATMLPDTSSPLSVGRISAKDWFQPQAGILFKLTPAAEVFADYTENMRAFVSSATTGPFAATQAGFNAVRGRLKPERSKTAEGGVRLHSGPFQASAVGYYVDFSNRLLAFANGVGILGNAPTLNNAGSVRTYGAEVSANYRVFRPLSLFASYSYTNAEYQDTVTDASGSVQVRKGDTVVDTPKHMVKGEIVLEQSGFTGRVGADYMSKRYFTYLNDQSVPSRVLVDASIGYRFEGDGALHGVAIEGNVTNLTNKKYISTIGSNGFTASGDNQTLLAGAPRQFFVSLKKGF, via the coding sequence ATGCAGACCATATCGTCGCTTTTCGCCGGTGTCGCACTCGCGGCGCTCGCCACGCCTGCCGCGTTTGCCCAGGCCGCCCCGGAGTCCGCACCGGAAACCCCGGTAGCTGCGCCGGCAGAAGTCCAAGCCGATCCGGCGCCCGAGACGTCGTCCGACATCGTCGTGCTCGGCTTCGGCCAGAGCCGCCAGGTGCAGAGCGTCAGCGCCGTCGATCTCGCGCGCCTCACCCCCGGTTCGAGCCCGTTGAAGGCGATCGAAAAGCTTCCCGGCGTCAATTTCCAGGCATCCGACCCGTTCGGCGCGTATGAATGGGCGGTCCGCATCTCGCTGCGCGGGTTCAACCAGAACCAGCTCGGCTTCACGCTCGACGGCGTGCCGCTCGGCGACATGAGCTATGGCAACGTCAACGGCCTGCACATCAGCCGCGCGATCATCTCCGAGAACGTCGCCCGCACCGAAGTCGCACAGGGCGCCGGTGCGCTCGGCACCGCATCGACCAGCAATCTCGGCGGCACGATCCAGTTCTTCAGCGACAAGCCGCGCGACACCGCGAACGTTACCGGCGGCGGCACCTATGGCTCCGACAGCACGTACCGCGGCTATGCGCGTATCGACAGCGGCGATCTCGGCGGTGGGCTGAAGGGCTATCTCAGCTACGGCTACCTCACCACCGACAAGTGGAAGGGCGACGGCGTCCAGCGCCAGCATCAGGCGAACGGCAAGATCGTCAAGGATCTGGGTGCGTTCGGCAGCCTGTCCGCGTTCCTGAACTTCTCCGATCGTCGCGAGCAGGACTACCAGGATCTCAGCTACGACATCATCCGTCGTCGCGGCCTGCGTAACGACAACATCGCCGACAACTATCCGCTCGCGCTGCAGATCGCGAAAACGTACCAGAACCAGGGTGCGCTCGCGACGTATACGAAGGCGAACAACGGTTCGTCGATTGGCTTCGTCGCGCCGTGGGCCGGCACCGGCACGACCTTCCCGACCGGGTTTGGCACGGTCGACGATGCGTATTTCGATGCAGGTGGCGTCCGGCGCGATTACCTCGGCGGCGTCACGTTGGACGCGAACCTGACGCCCGAGCTGACCATGACCACGACCGGCTACTATCATAACAACAAGGGCCAGGGGTCGTGGATCACGCCGTATTCGCCTACCCCGGCCGGCGCGCTGAACCAGGACGGCAGCGCGATTACGGCGCCGAGCCCGCTCGGCTTCCGCACGACGGAGTACAGCATCAAACGCGGTGGAGCGCTCAGCAACATCGCCTATGAGACCGGCGCGAACACCTTCGAGATCGGTGGCTGGCTGGAAACCAACACCTTCACGCAGGCGCGGCGTTTCTACGGCATGACGGACAGCGCGGAGCCCAACCGCGACGTGCTGAAGTTCCAGAAGAACTCGTACGCGACGCAGTGGGACGGCAAATACGGCACCGATACGATGCAGTATCATGTCGAGGACACGCTGAAGCTCATGAACGACCGCCTGATCGTCAACGCCGGGTGGAAGGGCGCGTATGTCGTCAACAGCGCGACGATGCTGCCCGATACGAGCTCGCCGCTCTCGGTCGGCCGTATCTCGGCCAAGGACTGGTTCCAGCCACAGGCCGGTATCCTGTTCAAGCTGACCCCGGCGGCGGAAGTGTTTGCCGACTATACCGAGAACATGCGGGCGTTCGTGTCATCGGCGACGACCGGACCGTTCGCGGCGACGCAGGCCGGCTTCAACGCCGTCCGCGGCCGCCTCAAGCCCGAGCGCTCGAAGACCGCGGAGGGCGGCGTCCGCCTCCACAGCGGACCGTTCCAGGCTTCGGCGGTCGGCTATTATGTCGACTTCTCGAACCGCCTGCTCGCTTTTGCGAACGGTGTCGGCATCCTCGGCAACGCGCCGACGCTCAACAACGCGGGCAGCGTGCGCACGTATGGCGCCGAAGTCTCCGCCAATTACCGCGTGTTCCGCCCGCTCTCGCTGTTCGCGAGCTATTCCTACACCAACGCCGAGTATCAGGACACGGTCACCGACGCTTCCGGCTCGGTCCAGGTCCGCAAGGGCGACACCGTCGTCGATACGCCCAAGCACATGGTCAAGGGCGAGATCGTGCTCGAACAGTCGGGCTTCACCGGCCGGGTCGGCGCGGATTACATGAGCAAGCGCTACTTCACCTACCTCAACGACCAGTCGGTGCCGAGCCGCGTGCTGGTCGATGCCAGCATCGGCTACCGCTTCGAAGGCGATGGCGCGCTCCACGGTGTCGCGATCGAGGGCAACGTCACCAACCTTACCAACAAGAAGTATATTTCTACGATCGGGTCGAACGGCTTCACCGCCAGCGGCGACAACCAGACGCTGCTCGCCGGCGCACCACGCCAGTTCTTCGTATCGTTGAAGAAGGGCTTCTAA
- a CDS encoding TonB-dependent receptor: MTAYRTALTLAASTLAFASAHVAYAQDVPAQTATAPAADPAAAPDTGDDIIVTGTRAVGRSRLDSASPVDVLSSAAIQRQGTTELGAALSAIAPSIDFPRPSAVDGTDAIRPATLRGLSPDQTLVLVNGVRGHTAALLNVGGSVGRGSAAVDLNTIPTVALDRIEVLRDGASAQYGSDAIAGVVNLRLREARSGGGMTVNYGFYNTDIDTARGSRGTNGEHALTVSGWQGIGFGEDGFLTVSGEYLDRQATNRADFDTRALVKIPGTPGRVTGLFGDPKVEQYSIFANAGTTLTGTWKLYGWLGYQDRDTRSAAFPRLPLQSDPVAVARLELAGLSDGFLPLINTKSRDINSAIGIKGVVADWNVDLNASYGRNKIGFRTLDSANYAYGRTTQRDFSDGALIYDQYIVGLDVDRKFDVLQGVNVAFGLEGRREGFKIQSGELASYGYPADRTVTGALPTAPPGAQGFGGFSPDNAIERSRRNGSVYLDVEAQVTDKLLLGLAGRGEDYSDFGSTGTGKVSARYDFARWFALRGTASTGFRAPALQQQYFTSVATVIQNGNPVQTGTYPSVSPIAARLGGLPLEPEKSTNFSVGTVFRFGGFDLTVDAYRIRIRNQIGLSENITTSPTQSAAVNAQILSLLAGSGATAARFFVNGIASTTKGIDAVAHYRLPTDAAGTFDLTIAGNVNDVNVTHVPTSTSTLNPAPTLFARNRIESLENGTPGEKVTGSIDWSLDQLGALARVTYYGDVTQPGTTAAGDVHSGKHLITDFELRYQAKKGAQIGLGVSNLFDVYPDATSIANNPTGVIGYPYYSPFGFNGRYVYARAGLSW, translated from the coding sequence ATGACTGCTTATCGTACCGCGTTGACGCTCGCCGCCTCGACCCTCGCCTTCGCCAGCGCGCATGTTGCTTATGCGCAGGACGTGCCCGCGCAAACAGCGACCGCGCCTGCCGCAGACCCCGCTGCGGCGCCCGACACGGGAGACGATATCATCGTCACGGGCACCCGCGCGGTTGGTCGGTCGCGGCTCGACAGCGCGTCGCCGGTCGACGTGCTGAGTTCGGCCGCGATCCAGCGCCAGGGGACGACCGAACTGGGCGCGGCGCTGTCGGCAATCGCGCCGTCGATCGATTTCCCGCGGCCGTCGGCGGTCGACGGCACCGACGCGATCCGCCCGGCAACGTTGCGCGGCCTTTCGCCCGACCAGACGCTGGTGCTGGTCAACGGCGTGCGCGGCCATACTGCGGCGCTGCTCAACGTCGGCGGGTCGGTCGGGCGCGGCTCGGCTGCGGTCGATCTGAATACGATCCCGACAGTGGCGCTCGATCGTATCGAGGTGCTGCGTGACGGGGCGTCCGCACAATATGGCTCGGATGCGATCGCCGGCGTCGTCAACCTGCGGCTGCGCGAAGCCCGGTCGGGCGGTGGCATGACCGTCAATTACGGCTTCTACAACACCGATATCGACACCGCGCGCGGCAGCCGCGGCACGAACGGCGAGCATGCGCTGACCGTGTCCGGCTGGCAGGGCATCGGCTTTGGCGAGGACGGCTTCCTGACCGTTTCGGGCGAGTATCTGGATCGCCAGGCGACCAACCGCGCCGACTTCGACACGCGCGCGCTGGTCAAAATTCCCGGGACGCCGGGTCGTGTGACCGGGCTCTTCGGTGATCCCAAGGTCGAGCAATACAGCATCTTCGCCAACGCCGGCACGACGCTGACCGGCACGTGGAAGCTGTACGGCTGGCTCGGCTATCAGGACCGCGACACGCGCAGCGCGGCCTTCCCGCGATTGCCGCTGCAGTCGGACCCGGTAGCAGTCGCGCGACTGGAGCTGGCAGGACTTTCCGATGGCTTCCTGCCGCTGATCAACACCAAGTCGCGCGACATCAACTCGGCCATCGGCATCAAGGGCGTGGTCGCCGACTGGAACGTCGACCTGAACGCCAGCTATGGCCGCAACAAGATCGGGTTCCGGACGCTGGACTCCGCGAACTACGCCTATGGCCGCACCACGCAGCGCGACTTCTCCGACGGTGCGCTGATCTACGACCAGTACATCGTCGGGCTCGACGTCGATCGCAAATTCGACGTGTTGCAGGGCGTCAACGTCGCGTTCGGGCTCGAAGGGCGCCGCGAGGGGTTCAAGATCCAGTCGGGCGAACTCGCATCCTATGGCTATCCCGCCGATAGGACAGTGACCGGCGCATTGCCGACCGCACCTCCCGGCGCGCAGGGCTTTGGCGGATTCTCGCCGGACAACGCGATCGAGCGGAGCCGTCGTAATGGCAGCGTCTATCTCGATGTAGAAGCGCAGGTGACGGACAAGTTGCTGCTCGGGCTCGCCGGACGCGGGGAAGACTATTCCGATTTCGGTTCGACCGGCACTGGCAAGGTCTCCGCGCGCTATGACTTCGCGCGCTGGTTTGCATTGCGTGGAACGGCGTCGACCGGCTTCCGCGCGCCGGCGCTTCAGCAACAGTATTTCACCTCGGTCGCAACCGTCATTCAAAACGGAAACCCAGTTCAGACCGGAACCTACCCATCGGTAAGCCCTATTGCAGCTAGGCTTGGAGGTCTTCCGCTCGAGCCTGAGAAGTCGACCAATTTTTCGGTTGGTACGGTCTTTCGGTTCGGCGGGTTCGACCTGACCGTCGATGCGTACCGCATCCGCATCCGCAACCAGATCGGTCTTTCCGAAAACATCACCACGTCGCCGACCCAATCCGCTGCGGTCAATGCGCAGATCCTCAGCTTGCTAGCCGGATCCGGGGCAACTGCAGCGCGGTTCTTCGTCAACGGCATCGCCTCGACCACCAAGGGCATCGACGCCGTCGCGCATTACCGCCTGCCGACCGATGCTGCTGGGACGTTCGACCTGACGATCGCCGGCAACGTCAACGACGTGAACGTGACGCACGTGCCGACATCGACCTCGACGCTCAACCCGGCACCGACACTGTTCGCCCGCAACCGCATCGAATCGCTGGAGAACGGCACGCCGGGCGAGAAGGTGACCGGATCGATCGACTGGTCGCTCGACCAGCTCGGCGCACTCGCCCGTGTCACCTATTATGGCGACGTGACTCAACCCGGCACGACCGCGGCCGGCGACGTGCACAGCGGCAAGCACCTGATCACCGATTTCGAACTCCGCTACCAGGCGAAGAAGGGCGCACAGATCGGCCTTGGCGTCAGCAACCTGTTCGACGTCTATCCCGACGCGACGAGCATCGCGAACAACCCGACCGGGGTCATCGGCTACCCCTATTACTCGCCGTTCGGGTTCAACGGCCGCTACGTCTACGCCCGTGCAGGCCTGAGCTGGTGA
- a CDS encoding gamma-glutamyl-gamma-aminobutyrate hydrolase family protein (Members of this family of hydrolases with an active site Cys residue belong to MEROPS family C26.): MMRFACCRREDGPPKPVIGVLCCNEVVDRPIQAVATRFVEPLVRYAGATVLLVPAVADAMDARALAGRLDGLLLTGSRSNVAGARYDKSDAADDALDLDRDAVALELAGRMIEAGRPVFGICRGLQELNVLFGGTLTDALDDGHHRSTDDATAYETLFDHVHDVRLRSGGMLAAAIAEPSISVTSVHRQGIDRLGEGLSVEAHAVSDGLVEAFSARPCGGDVLAVQWHPEWDVAASASSRAFFSLIGQSLGTYRDR; this comes from the coding sequence ATGATGCGCTTCGCCTGCTGTCGGCGAGAGGATGGGCCACCGAAACCGGTGATCGGCGTGTTGTGTTGCAACGAAGTGGTCGATCGTCCGATCCAGGCGGTCGCCACCCGCTTCGTCGAGCCGCTGGTGCGCTATGCCGGCGCCACCGTCCTGCTGGTGCCGGCCGTGGCGGATGCGATGGACGCGCGGGCGTTGGCCGGACGGCTCGACGGCCTGTTGCTGACTGGATCGCGGTCTAACGTCGCAGGTGCGCGCTATGACAAGTCCGATGCGGCCGACGATGCGCTCGATCTGGACCGCGATGCGGTGGCGCTCGAACTCGCGGGCCGGATGATCGAGGCAGGGCGGCCGGTGTTCGGCATCTGCCGCGGGTTGCAGGAATTGAACGTGCTGTTCGGCGGTACGCTGACCGATGCGCTGGACGATGGCCATCACCGATCGACCGACGACGCGACCGCGTACGAGACGCTGTTCGACCATGTCCACGACGTGAGACTGCGATCGGGCGGGATGCTCGCTGCCGCGATCGCCGAGCCCAGCATCTCGGTCACGTCGGTTCACCGCCAGGGTATAGATCGGCTGGGGGAGGGGCTCAGCGTCGAGGCGCATGCGGTTTCGGACGGGCTGGTCGAGGCTTTCTCGGCGCGCCCATGCGGCGGCGACGTGCTCGCGGTCCAATGGCATCCCGAATGGGACGTTGCAGCCAGCGCATCCAGCCGCGCATTCTTTTCACTTATCGGCCAGTCGCTTGGGACCTATCGGGACCGATGA
- a CDS encoding DedA family protein, translated as MSIETLIAQYGLAAIFLGAGLEGETAVVTGGVLAHQHLLPLWGSAAAAVAGSFAADQLFFLAGRRYRDTARVRKIAAKPAFAKALDTLERHPTVFILGFRFLYGLRTISPIAIGTSHVPARTFMMLNAISAVVWGVMFTGIGYLFGDTLLDAVHSIMPKHKLAGVAILAVVVAVVMTAIRYWRGRRSNAVPKTS; from the coding sequence ATGTCGATCGAAACGCTCATCGCCCAATACGGCCTCGCCGCGATATTCCTGGGTGCGGGGCTTGAAGGCGAAACCGCGGTCGTGACCGGCGGCGTGTTGGCGCATCAGCACCTCTTGCCGCTCTGGGGCAGCGCCGCCGCGGCGGTCGCGGGATCGTTCGCCGCGGACCAACTCTTCTTCCTCGCCGGGCGCCGCTACCGCGACACCGCCCGCGTCCGCAAGATCGCCGCCAAGCCGGCCTTCGCCAAGGCACTCGACACGCTGGAACGCCATCCGACCGTCTTCATCCTCGGCTTCCGCTTCCTCTACGGCCTGCGCACGATCAGCCCGATAGCGATCGGCACGTCGCATGTCCCCGCACGCACGTTCATGATGCTCAACGCGATCTCCGCGGTGGTCTGGGGCGTGATGTTCACCGGCATCGGCTATCTGTTCGGGGATACGCTGCTCGACGCGGTCCACAGCATCATGCCGAAGCACAAGTTGGCGGGCGTTGCGATCCTCGCAGTCGTTGTTGCGGTGGTGATGACCGCGATCCGCTATTGGCGCGGACGCCGATCCAACGCGGTACCGAAGACCAGCTGA
- a CDS encoding DUF1993 domain-containing protein, producing the protein MTQLYDLTVPAFRRGFASLSAILKSGEAYAQEHGIAEADMLGTRLIDDMAPLTAQVQRASDTAKGAMVRLGGVPTIAMADDETSFAALQQRIAATVAFLDGVPREAIDGKEDAVVTIVTPSRTLDFTGQNYVLGFVLPNFYFHITTAYALLRMRGVPIGKMDYLGR; encoded by the coding sequence ATGACCCAGCTCTATGACCTCACCGTCCCCGCGTTTCGCCGCGGTTTCGCCAGTCTTTCGGCGATCCTGAAATCGGGCGAAGCCTATGCACAGGAGCACGGCATTGCCGAGGCGGACATGCTCGGCACGCGCCTGATCGACGACATGGCGCCACTGACCGCGCAGGTCCAGCGGGCGAGCGATACGGCCAAGGGCGCGATGGTCCGGCTTGGCGGCGTCCCGACGATCGCGATGGCCGACGACGAAACGAGTTTCGCAGCGCTGCAGCAGCGCATCGCCGCAACGGTTGCGTTTCTCGATGGCGTCCCGCGCGAGGCGATCGACGGCAAGGAAGACGCTGTCGTCACGATCGTCACGCCCAGCCGGACGTTGGACTTTACGGGGCAGAACTACGTGCTCGGGTTCGTGCTGCCCAATTTCTATTTCCACATCACGACCGCCTACGCCCTGTTACGGATGCGCGGCGTGCCGATCGGCAAGATGGACTATCTCGGTCGATAG